A genomic region of Candidatus Cloacimonadota bacterium contains the following coding sequences:
- a CDS encoding DUF2089 domain-containing protein, with amino-acid sequence MEITSCPICKQELAVRELYCPACEVSYRGNFSQSWLGGLNPRQLEFVKLFIIVQGNIKEMEKRLGISYPTVKNRLAEIISVIASESPSDEDFSDILSDLDQGFISVEEAISMIDTRRKS; translated from the coding sequence ATGGAAATCACATCCTGTCCGATCTGCAAACAGGAACTCGCGGTCCGGGAACTCTACTGTCCAGCCTGCGAAGTCAGTTACAGAGGGAATTTCAGCCAGAGCTGGCTGGGCGGGCTCAACCCCCGGCAGCTGGAATTCGTGAAGCTGTTCATAATCGTCCAGGGCAACATCAAAGAGATGGAAAAGCGCCTGGGCATCTCGTATCCCACGGTGAAGAACCGGCTAGCGGAGATAATCAGCGTTATCGCAAGCGAAAGCCCGTCCGATGAGGATTTCAGCGACATCCTCAGCGATCTGGACCAGGGCTTCATTTCCGTGGAGGAAGCCATCAGCATGATAGACACAAGGAGGAAATCATGA